TATGGTATGTGCTGACCCAACTGACGGTACAAGTTTAGCTTCTCATGGAACTGTTACCGCACCTTCCGTGGTCAGAAATCGTATATCTCACTATCTCAGAGTTTCTGTTTCATATGCATGGCCAATCGTACACGCCTCGTGATTTGGAGATATAGTGTTCGGTTTAGCTCATGCCATTATATCTTTTGTGAGCAGGCTTGTGTTTTATGATGGGAAAAGCTAAACTGAGTGTGTTATAATGCTAGAAATTTTCTCCAAGACATGTAGGAAGGGAAATATTCCACGTGAAAATGTGCcattataatattatatatcTTTCATTTGAGTGCGCTGGAAACGCTCGCATGCTATATGCTGCTTGGGCGGACAAAGCCTGCGGGATGAACCACATCAAGACTTGCGTCCCCGCCCGCCAAGGCTGTTTGAGCCAAAAACTCCCTAGGCCTGCGGGCTGCGGCAGTCATCTGCTGCGACCTGCGAATAACTAGTGTCAGATTAGGCTTCCATGACTTGGCAGCATCCTTGTGAAACGCTCCAGTAGATGGACCTGCATACTGCTGACATTCTCACCTCACAGCATACCAATTAATAAGCATACTCAGCAGCAACAGGGAAAGACAGAACACGAACAAGTCTACAAGTCTGGCAGTCTGGAATTACTGGAACTAGGCACCAATGCCATTCACTTGTTACACGCAAGGTTGCAAGCTAACACGACGAGTCTTTTATTATTACCGATCGCCGCAAGGTCAAGCCAGCGGCGCGATCGCCGCCCAAGCTAGAGCTAGGGGCGGCGGCATGCATGGTCTCATCTGGCCGAGACAGATCAGAGGCGGTCGAAGACGatgccgccgtgcgccgcgaAGAAGGGCGCGAAGACGAGGGACTCCACGGCCATGAGCTTGATCAGGATGTTGAGGGACGGGCCAGAGGTGTCCTTGAGCGGGTCCCCGATGGTGTCCCCGATCACCGCCGCCTTGTGCGCCTCCGACCCCTTGGGGCCCAGCGACCTCGCCTCCTCCGACACGCCGGCCTCGATGTACTTCTTGGCGTTGtcccacgcgccgccgctgttGGAGGCGGAGATGGCCACCTGGACGCCGGAGACGAGAGCGCCGGCGAGGAGCCCCGCCAGCGTCTCCACGCCGAACAGCGTCCCGACCACGAGCGGGCTGAGCATGACGAGCGCGCCCGGCGCCATCATCTTGCGGAGCGAGGCGTCGGTGGAGATCCTGACGCAGGTGGCGTAGTCCGGCGACGCCATGCCCTCGGCGAGCCCCGGGATGGTGTCGAACTGGCGCCGCACCTCCTCCACCATCCGCAGCGCGGCGCTGCCCACGCTCCGCATCGTCATCGCCGAGAACCAGTAGGGGAGCATGGCACCGGCGAGGAGCCCCACGAACACGCGCGGGCTCAGCACGTCCACCGCGTCGATCCCGGCGCGGCTCACGAACGCGCCGAACAGCGCCAGCGACACCAGCGCCGCGGACCCGATGGCGAACCCCTTGCCGATCGCCGCCGTCGTGTTCCCCGCGGCGTCCAGCGCGTCGGTGCGCTCGCGGACGCGGCGCGGCATGCCGGCCATCTCCGCGATGCCGCCGGCGTTGTCGCTGATGGGCCCGTAGGCGTCGATGGCGAGCCCCGTCGCGATGGTGCTCAGCATCCCCAGCGCCGCCAGCGCAATGCCGTACATGGCCGCCAGGCGGAACCCGGCGTAGATGGCCGCCGCAATCGCCAGGATGGGGACGATCACCGACTTGTACCCGACCGCcagcccgaagatgacgttcGTCGCCGCGCCCGTCCGGCACGACCGCGCCACCGCCTGCACCGGCGCGTAGGCGTTGCTAGTGAAGTACTCCGTCACGTAGCCGATGACAAGGCCGGCCCACAGACCGGCCGACACGCAGATGAACAGGTGCCTGCATCCATTTGCAAATTTCGATTATATTTGGAATTTGtaaaatattttcaaatttCGATTAGCCCAGTATGATGTACATGTACTGTGTGAGTTTGACACGCGTACCAGTTCTTGACGTGCTTGTCGTTGCCGAAGTCGAAGAGGGTGAAGCTGGGCGGCAGGGCAAGgaaggtgacggcggcgatgcCGCCGGTCATGAGCACGGTGGAGATGAGGATCTGCCGCTTGAGCGCCGGCCCGACCTCGTCGGTGGCCCTGACCTTGGTGATGTCGGTGGCGACGACCGTGGTGACCGCGCACACCAGAAGCCCCACGGCGCTGACGAGGAGCGGGTACATCATCGCCGTGGAGTTGTGCTCCGTGCCGAACGACGAGATGGACGCCACGAAAAGCGCCGCGCACGACGACTCCGCGTACGAACCGAACAGGTCCGACCCCATCCCGGCGATGTCGCCGACGTTGTCACCCACGTTGTCGGCGATCACCTTCAGTTCATCGCACATACGGCACGCACGTGTGCAAGAACACATAAACATCATGGATTAGTCACTTATCATTTCGCTGGATCTTACGCGTAGACACCCATCCCAGGCTCCCAGCGATGCCGCCCACATTGTGAGTGACCATGTTCACATGTAGTGTGTGCACAAGTACGTAGTATGTGCACAAGTATGTACAAACATCGACCTTTCCGTTACAAGTGATGCCGTAGATTTTGTCGGAATGCCTGCAAATTTTACGGGTACGTTTCTATTTGAATTTTAAGTAACTATTCAGCGGTGCGCACGTACTCATGTGTGTATGCACTGCATCTAATCTCTACAACTAGAGGAAACAAGATCAATGGAACTGCTTTGAGATACGTGTAGGACGGATCAATTTGGACCTCGCATGCAGAGAGCGTGTCAGTGACGTGCGTACCGCGGGGTTGCGAGGGTCGTCCTCGGGGATGTTGCGCTCGACCTTGCCAACGAGGTCGGCGCCGACGTCAGCGGCCTTGGTGtagatgccgccgccgacgcggccgaACAGCGCGACGGAGGAGCCGCCGAGGCCGTAGCCGGTGATGGACTCGTAGAGCCCGCCCCAGTCGTCGCCGTAGTAGAGCCCGAACAGGTTGATGGCGGCGTAGAGCACCAGCAGCGCGCTGGAGGCGAGGAGGAACCccatggcggcgccggagcgGAACGCGACGGCGAAGGCGCGCCCGATGCCGCGGCGGGCCTCGAGCGTCGTGCGCGCGTTGGCGAACGTCGCGACGCGCATGCCGAGGTAGCCCGACAGCACGGAGGTGAGCGCGCCCAGCAGGAACGCCACCGCGCTGAACGCCGCGTTCGCCAGCGCCGGCCGGCACTCCCGCGACGGGTCGTACGCGCAGGGCTCCGGCCGCGAGCTGAACCGCCGCGCCGAGCCCAGGAACACGAAGATCACCGCCGCGAACGCCGCCATGAACACAGCGAGGTACTTGTACTCCGTCAGCAGGAACGACGTGGCGCCGATGGAGATGGCCTGCTGGATCTCGGCGCACCGGGCCTCCGCGGCCACGCGGTccacgccgtcctcctcctcctcctccccctcctcctccagcgcgCCGCTTCTTCCTTCTCCCCGGCGGCCCTTGCCTCGGGCGGCGCTGCCGTGATCAGCCACGGGCACCCTAGCAACCACATACCACTGCAGAACCGCGAACGCGATGCCGATCAACGCCGCCACAGGGATGAACACCTCGATAGCCGCGGTGCCGAGGACAGCCATGGCTGCACGCCTCGAGCTCTCACAAGCTTTCCTCTCCTTCTGAGCTCCTCCGATGGAGGGAGTTCTTGGGAATATGTTGTGTAGAGCAGCGATGGCCAAGCCGGGGGTTTAATAGAACGGAAGCGGTGGTGTGGCAGTTTACGAATGCACGCTTTGGTTAAATGTTTATCACAAATCAATCCTCTAATAAGACATTTGGAGGTGTGTTTCATAATATCCTACATAGTCAAGGGTCTTCACAATTTTGTTGCTTACAGTATGCAACTTATTTTGTCACCACCTCATGCTTTATGAAAAAAAGGTAGCCCAAAGTGTCTGCGACACATCACGGCCTGGAATTCTCTCTACTGTATGTTCAAACCTACATACGGTGCATGAATGTGAGATGTCATGTGctgtgtttcaaaaaaaaaaaaccaaagtgAGATGTTTCATTAAGCCTTTGGACCGCAAGGATGATGCCATCAGGAATCCGAAGTTTTTAGACATTAAACCCTCTCTACTCATGAGATTTGCAACCTTTTTACCGGTATATATTTGAAGTTGTCACAAAGATATATCCTACTTATTCACCGAAAGAAGTGAAAAAAGGTGAACGGCCAAATAACATTGTCTAGATTTTTGCGTCAATTTGAATTTCTGTATCTACTACAAACAAACGTACATGATGCGGTGTGAACAAGAATTGTCTTATACATAACATTTGGACGGTGTGGGATGCAACCTTGAGGAAACGGGTGCAGGCATCCGGGAGAAAATCATCGGATGCGACAGAAGTCTGACCTACTTTCCTTTTAGCACTCCTCCTTTTTATTAGACAGCTCATTGTATCTATCCTTAAGTATGCGTTTCACCATTTTTTCGGGTTAGAGAAGTTACGTGTACTACTTTACTTCTTGTCACTCTGTTCCAAGTAGTAAGAGTTTCCCATGACTTATAGTCTAGTTAACAAATCAATAAAATTTTTCTTGCAATTTTATCTCCATTTTGTGCGTGCAATATCTTGTTCACCCTATGGCTCTTGGTTAGCATTCTTATACGAATTTTTCACCTTGTCAGTTGTGGTTACAGAAAGTTGGAGAAGTAATTTGTACCTTGGAGGGCTATGGAATACCTCTGATTCTGGGGTTGGTACTTATGTTCATAATTCACTACCAAATTATTGTAAGTTAGTTGATACTTTTAGTCTCTTTATATGTCATTTCTATTGACGGCCACCAAGATGTAATCTAACATTTAGTCTCCTAAAGTAGAGAGTAAGGGAGTAACCAAAGCAAACAAAGTTTGTTTCACTTGAGTACAGAAGCACCAGAATTTGTCGTAGGGAAGCATCACCTTATGCAACCTAAGTGTTTCTCAATTACCAACATGATTTAAAAGGCAAACCACACCACATAGGGATAAACAACCTTGCTAAGCCACAAAGTGTGGCAAAAGGATATGCACTAACATGGGACTTGTAATATTTCATCTTGTACTACAACAAAGGTTTGGGTTTCACATAAATATTGTCTTATTAAGCCTTTTGGACTGCAAGGATGATGCCATCAGAAGTCCAAAAATTTTAGACACTAAACGCTCTCTACTAATGTGATTTGCAACCTTTTTCaccactcttgttttggttgtCATAGAGATATATCCTACCTATGCACCGAAAGCATAGATAAAGTGCAATGCTAAATAACATTGTTCAGTCTTCTATGTCAATTTGAATTTCTGTATCTATTGCAACCAAATTTGCATGGCACGTGAATAAGAGTTGTCTCATGCACAATATTTGGGCGGCGTTTGATGCAGTCATGAGGAAACAGGCGCAGGCATCCGGTCAAAAAGCATCATATGCGACAAAAATCTCACCTACTTTCCTTTTAACCCTCCTCCTTTTTATTAGACCCTCATTGCAACAACCCTTACGTCCGCATTTCACATTTTTTCAGGGTTGTTAGGGAAGTTCCGTGGACTACTTTCCTTGTTACCACTTTGTTCCGAGTACTAGAGAGTTTCTGTGGCTTATGGTCTAGTTAAGAATCAATATAATTGTTCCTGCAATTTTTATCACTTTTTGAGCCTGCAGTGTTCTTAGTCACTATATGGCACATGGTTGGCGTTCACATATGAATTTTCACCTTGTTAGTTGGTCAAAGAAAGTTGGAGGAATAATCTGTGCCTTGCAGGACTACGGAATACCTATGATTCTAGAGTTGGTACTTCTGCTCTTAAGATTTTTCTATGAGTTCACTAAGACTTCCATTTCACTAATAATTTGTTGTAAAGTTGATACTTTTAGACTCTTTTATTCAtgtcctcgatggccaccaagATGTAAACTAACTCTTAGTCTCCTAAAGTAAAGAGTGAGTAACCGAAGCAAACAAAGTTTGTTTCACTTTTGAAGCGAAAAGTTTGTTTCACTTGAGTATAGAAGCGCCATAAGTTGATGGGGGCATTAGCTTGTGCAACCAAAGTGTTTCTTAGTTATCAACATGATTTAAAAGGCACACCACACCACATAGGGATAAACACAACCTTGCAAAGCCACCAAGTGTGGAAAAAGGATACTATCATGGGTCAACATTCACTTACTATACTAATATGGGACTTGTAATGTTTCATTTTAAATCACAATAGAGGTTTGGGCTTTCCTTGAACATAAATATTGTTTTCTTGGATGTATGCTTAATTtaattgttgttgttttgggaGAGAGATCAACCACTTTCTTGGTTGGGTGGTAGGGACTTCAAGCAGACATGATTATAGTTCTTCAATTTAAGGGATTATTTTTCCAGAGCATAGTGTGCCGTTATCTTTGCATATACAAACTAGAGGCTCATTTAGAACTCTTAAATTAGCCCACAACAAAAATCATCGATATTTCAACAATGTTAAACATAGAAGAAGAACAATTATAAGCTTCTAAATTAATGAGTGAAAAAGAAAATCACATAAACTATCCATATTGCACTACTGATTAATTGTTTGAATTAACTTATAGATTTATCAACAATTCTAGTTGATCAAAAAACCCTTCATGCCAACTATAACTTCAACCTTGTATCTATTGTTTGTACATTTAATTTAAAGATGTTGATATGAGATTCTTAATATGGGGTTGTGTACGAAACACACAAGTGTTTGAACCCATCTAGAGTGCTAAGTTTTTAGTATCCAATTTTCACGGTGGTTTAAGCTTTGTCGTAAGGATCATTCCATGATTTAGGCTTTGACCATCTTCCTAAACTTTGGCAAGGGTCCAATGAGTGGTCCAATGAGCTTAGAGTTGGGTTGTAGGGGCTTCCAAGTGTGGGTTCCAGGCTTAGAGGAAGGCTGCTCCTACTGAGCTAGAATGAcctggtggtgctggtggccaCGGGTCAGGAGGGAAGATGGGGTCCGGTAGGCCTTGAGGGGCCGAGAAGTAACTCCATTATCAAGATATTACGGTGATATCCCGATAATTTAGGTTATCATAGTGACAAGTGATGACGATGGATCCAagaacaaggaggaggaggggcatcACAGGTGCGGTGGTTGAGATGCACCCTATGAAGGAATGgttgggaggagagagagaggagtgttGGATAAAAATTGAGGGCCCAAGGCTCATGAAACATCCTACtacctccgtctcaaattataggtcgttttggttttttatagattcatatattttgctatacacctagatatacactatgtttagatgcataacaaaattCATGAATGTGGAAGAGTTAAAACAatatataatttgggatggagggagtacctttCTATAGATGTAAAACATGCATaagttttttttgttatttccaTAGCGATACCATAAGTTTTTTTGTTACTTCCATAGCAATTCCAAATGGTATCGTGGAGATACGACCTTAGGACACTTAACTTATTCATCCTGTGATCAATGCCGATGATTCAGTGTTGCATTTGCAAAGCTGAGATACGTTTCCCCATCCTTTTTCCTTCAAATTTATAACAAAGCACTCAGTGTCCCTACttgctaaaagaaaaaaaaaaggccaaaGATGTGCAGTCAAAATCGGCCATTTGGTGCTTGGATTTGTCCAATAAGTTTGTCGTTATCTCAACGGCGGTTCATCCTAACAGTGTCACTGGGGTTTAAGTTATGTAGTACAAAgtaaacagaaaagaaaaaggaataggaaaaaaaaaggagaaaggaaCAGAGGAGATAGAATGGGCCAGCTGGCTACATTGGATTGGGCTTCAAGGCCCAACCTGGCCCATATGGGCTCGCCACTaaccccctcctctcccctacATCACTCACACGACGAATCCTCTCTCCCAACCAACTTACGCCGGACACCGCGCTCTTCCTCGATTCCTCCTCCTGTTCCGTCgactcggccgccgccggtggagtcgacgccgccgcacgccgggCGGGGGATCCGTCATTAGTTCTTGCATCGATCTCTTCTCGCGTGTTGGTAAGGAAGCCCTAACCTTTAACCGATTGCTCATTTTCCCCGCGGGGGTTTTCCTTTGCGGTGAGTCCTCAAATCCGAGTCTTTCTGCTGCTCCTCCAACCCGCCCAGTTTGTGCGTCTGCGTGGTAGGTCATTTCAATCGGGTTATCTCCCAGAAATTTTGGTGGGGTTGAGTACGCCCCTGCCTGGTCCACCGAATGACAAATGTGTTGTTGGGTTGGGGTCATGTTGGCAGTGCGCAATGCATCGTCGCGAAACCAAGACTGGCACTTTGGTCTTTGGTGAATCCCGTTTGGTGATCTGATTTGTCTGAAATTGTTGCTTTGATTGGTTAGACAGTGAAAAAAGCCCCACTTACAGAAGCAATCAGGCCTAGTGCATTTGCAATTGAAAACTCGAAATGATAGCATACTCATGCTGTGAATTTTCCAGATTAATTTCTTCGGTTGTTCTATTGCTTTTGTACGGTTATTTGCACTGAAGAGAGCTTAATTACTACCCTAGACTGTAATTGTTTGTACTCCAGGTATTGTTGTAGAGGGCATGTTGGTAGAACTGGTTGATATGATGTTAGAAAATCCTTCAGTGTCAGTTGGGGCCTTGGCATCAGGGAAACCATCCCTTATCCCTACTTACCTAGTCCTTCCCCTGCAGCCGCTACATACTTCGTTATGCAATACTGCAGTATGCGCTTGATAATTCTGCAGCACTATGTTTCTAATTGAAATGTGCAAAGTGTAGGATAAGAACCTCACCTACTTATAACCCCATCCCAGGGAATTTAATCATACATGCCTTTCTTTGTTTTGA
This portion of the Setaria viridis chromosome 7, Setaria_viridis_v4.0, whole genome shotgun sequence genome encodes:
- the LOC117865337 gene encoding pyrophosphate-energized vacuolar membrane proton pump 1 isoform X1 translates to MAVLGTAAIEVFIPVAALIGIAFAVLQWYVVARVPVADHGSAARGKGRRGEGRSGALEEEGEEEEEDGVDRVAAEARCAEIQQAISIGATSFLLTEYKYLAVFMAAFAAVIFVFLGSARRFSSRPEPCAYDPSRECRPALANAAFSAVAFLLGALTSVLSGYLGMRVATFANARTTLEARRGIGRAFAVAFRSGAAMGFLLASSALLVLYAAINLFGLYYGDDWGGLYESITGYGLGGSSVALFGRVGGGIYTKAADVGADLVGKVERNIPEDDPRNPAVIADNVGDNVGDIAGMGSDLFGSYAESSCAALFVASISSFGTEHNSTAMMYPLLVSAVGLLVCAVTTVVATDITKVRATDEVGPALKRQILISTVLMTGGIAAVTFLALPPSFTLFDFGNDKHVKNWHLFICVSAGLWAGLVIGYVTEYFTSNAYAPVQAVARSCRTGAATNVIFGLAVGYKSVIVPILAIAAAIYAGFRLAAMYGIALAALGMLSTIATGLAIDAYGPISDNAGGIAEMAGMPRRVRERTDALDAAGNTTAAIGKGFAIGSAALVSLALFGAFVSRAGIDAVDVLSPRVFVGLLAGAMLPYWFSAMTMRSVGSAALRMVEEVRRQFDTIPGLAEGMASPDYATCVRISTDASLRKMMAPGALVMLSPLVVGTLFGVETLAGLLAGALVSGVQVAISASNSGGAWDNAKKYIEAGVSEEARSLGPKGSEAHKAAVIGDTIGDPLKDTSGPSLNILIKLMAVESLVFAPFFAAHGGIVFDRL
- the LOC117865337 gene encoding pyrophosphate-energized vacuolar membrane proton pump 1 isoform X2; this translates as MAVLGTAAIEVFIPVAALIGIAFAVLQWYVVARVPVADHGSAARGKGRRGEGRSGALEEEGEEEEEDGVDRVAAEARCAEIQQAISIGATSFLLTEYKYLAVFMAAFAAVIFVFLGSARRFSSRPEPCAYDPSRECRPALANAAFSAVAFLLGALTSVLSGYLGMRVATFANARTTLEARRGIGRAFAVAFRSGAAMGFLLASSALLVLYAAINLFGLYYGDDWGGLYESITGYGLGGSSVALFGRVGGGIYTKAADVGADLVGKVERNIPEDDPRNPAVIADNVGDNVGDIAGMGSDLFGSYAESSCAALFVASISSFGTEHNSTAMMYPLLVSAVGLLVCAVTTVVATDITKVRATDEVGPALKRQILISTVLMTGGIAAVTFLALPPSFTLFDFGNDKHVKNWHLFICVSAGLWAGLVIGYVTEYFTSNAYAPVQAVARSCRTGAATNVIFGLAVGYKSVIVPILAIAAAIYAGFRLAAMYGIALAALGMLSTIATGLAIDAYGPISDNAGGIAEMAGMPRRVRERTDALDAAGNTTAAIGKGFAIGSAALVSLALFGAFVSRAGIDAVDVLSPRVFVGLLAGAMLPYWFSAMTMRSVGSAALRMVEEVRRQFDTIPGLAEGMASPDYATHGGIVFDRL